The Haloplanus natans DSM 17983 DNA segment ATGTTCGGTCATAGTCTCTTCGAATCGATTCCGGGCGCCGACCGGGAAGGGATCGTCGCGGACGCCGAGCGTGAACTTCGAGACGAACAGTTCGAGGACGGCCAGCGGATCGCGGACTACCGGCGTCTCCAAATCGTCGCCTCCGGTCCGACGGAGTGACTCGAGCCGTAATCGAACCGGCAGACTCGGTACTCTCGTCGTGTGTCGAGGTGTGTCTCACCGTCTTCTGCTATTTTTCGACGCTTATCCACCAGCACGCATCGCCTTCTGGGCGAAGCGTTCGATAAGCGAATCGAGCACGCCGGGGTCACCCTCGAAGACCAGGTCGACCTGCGTCAGCGAAACGGACGGGCCGATCCCGACGGTCTGTGAGGAAAGTGTCGCCGTCCAGTCGTCGGCAGCGACGCGGTCGTCGTCAACCTGCTCGGCGCCCAGATTTTCGAGATAGTTGATCGCGAGACGCGCCGAAATACCGCGGAACGAACGCTCCCGTCGCACCCAGTTTTCCTTCGCACTCATGCGCTCTGTGCCCTCCAGGAAGGAAGTCGTACTCTGGAATCCATACCGTCGGATGGGTACTCTGATATAAAAAGCCACGCGGCAACGTGCAACGACGGTACACGACCGCTCCCAGCGTCGACGAGAATCCACAGAACGACGACGACACAGCCGGTCGTGAGATACGCGATGGGACTCACTGCGAAGGGCTCGATCAACGCAGGGAGTGCCACGCCCCGTTGGACGGCATAGAGAAACCCCGCAAGTCCGAACCAGGGGAGCGTCGCCGCGACCATGGCCGGGGTCACGTCGATGGGGCGCGACCGAAGGTAACGCAGGCCGACGAAGAGGACGACGGAATCGGCGGCGAACGCGGGAACGAACGCGATCATTCGAAGGCGGTACGCCGCTGTGGCGACCGAAATCGGGCGGGTACGAGCGGGGGCGTGGCGGTCACAGGATTTCGGGGAACCCCATGTACCGGTCGGCGAGGACATCTGTGCCCCGGTGTTCGGTGACGAAGTCGATGATCGCGTCGGCGCCGAGGTGGGGTTGATCCACCAGGGCGAGGTGGCCCGCCTCCTGGAGTGGCTGGATGCGAACGGGCGCGTTCGTGATGTCGTATCTGAATCGGAACCGGATCGCCGAGTCCATCATGATGTCCTGCAGTCCCCAGAGGAGCATCGTCGGTGCGATGATGTCCTCGTACGGAATGTCGAGCATCCAGTCGGGATCGAGCGACGCGCCGCGAAGCGCGAGGGCGCGAATGGCGTCGAGTTTCGGCGAGCCGTAGCCGGCGTCGCCGTCGAGCTGTGAGCCGCCGGCGGCGTAGTCGACCGTCTCGTAGGGTTCGCGAAGTTTTCGGAGGTCGTGTGTCGTTCGCGCGGTCGGCACGTCTTCCTTGATGGCTCCGCCCCGGAAGTTGCTCGGTTCGTGCACCATCGTCCGGAGCGTCTGGACGAGTTTCATCGGGAAATCCGCGACGGCCTTCCGGAACTCCTCATCGTCGTCGATGAAGGCCAGCCGGCCGATGGATTCGATCTCCGCGACCGGCCAGTTGTCGTGGGCGACCGGATCGACGGCGACACAGATGTCCGTCTTGTCCGGGTAGCGAGCGGCGAAGTCGAGGGCGATCCCACCGCCCCAGTCGTCGCCGGCGACGATCATCGAATCGTGGCCCCATTCGTCCATCAGCTCCGCGATGATGTGGGAGTCGTTCTCCCAAGAGTACTCCCAGTCGTCCAGGGGTTTGTCGCTTTTCCCCATGCCGATGAGATCGATGGCGTACGTCTCGAAATACGGCGAGAGGAGGTCCTGAATCGGTTCCCACTGGGAACTGTTGGTAGGCACACCGTGAACCATCACGATCGGTGGCCCCTCGTCGCCGTCCGTTCGGTAGTGAATCTCGTGTCCGCGCACGGTTGCCGTTGGCATTGCACACGCTCGGACCCTGCGTGGTATCTAATACCTGAAGCGACGTTGGGACGGCGTTGCACAGACGACGGCAGAGGGAAAACGCCCTACGTCGACATCGCGTACGCGACGGTGAGGGGAATCGCGTAGACGACGTGGCCGATCGTCGAGACGACCGTCGCCGGGAACGCGACGTTCGGGAACGGTGGCGCAGCGGGGAAGCCGACGGCCGCGAGCCACAGCGGCATCACGAGCGCCGCGAGGACGAGCGTCGTCAGGACGCCGTAGACGACGCCCAGACCCATCGCTCCGGTGAACTCACGGGCCGGTTCGCGTAGCGGTCCGAACTGAACGAGCGCGACGTACACGAGACCGAGGACGACACCGTGGAACTGGTGGATGGCCCAGCCTGCGAGCAACGCCGGGCCTTCGATACCGTACATGGCCGGGATTACCACCTCCAGCAGCGGGGCCGGCATGACGAACATCATCATCAGCCCGAAGAGGATACTCCCGACGAACCCGCCGGCCGCCCCGGCGATCCATTGATCCGATGTCACGGACGATACTGACGAGGCCGTTGTGGTCTCAGTAGCCATAGTTGTCTCCGTTCCGGTCCACGCACTCAACAACAATAATCAATTAGCTAACTAATTGGTGAGTAGGTTACCACGACGAAATGGCGGGATGCAACCGGACGTTCATACTCCAGGGCGTGTGAACGGGCGTATGGACGAGTTCGATTTTCTGGTGATCGGGTCCGGATCGGGCCTCAATGTCGCCAACGTCGCGGCGAATCAGGGGCACTCCGTCGCCGTGGTCGAGAAAGGGCCACTGGGAGGAACCTGCCTCAATCGCGGCTGTATCCCATCGAAGTTACTGCTCTATCACGCGGACGTCCTCGAGACGATAGAGCGCGCCGGGGAGTTTCACATCGACGCTCGCGTCGAGGATATCAGGTTCGCCGACATCGTCCGGGAAGTGAACGAGGAAGTCGAGGCGGACGCGGAATCCATCCGACAGGGTCTCCGCTCGTCTTCCCAACACAGCCTGTTCGAGGGAGAGGGGCGGTTCGTCGACGACCACACGGTCGAAGTCGTCGACGGCGAGGACGACGGGGCCCGACTCCGGGCCGAGACGGTCCTCATTGCGGCTGGGTCAGGGCCAGCGATTCCTTCTATCGACGGCATCGACGAAGTCGATTGTTTGACGAGCACGGAGGCCCTCCAACTCGAAACGCCCCCGGACAACCTCGTGATCGTCGGTGGAGGCTACATCGCGGCCGAACTCGGCCACTTCTTCGGGACGTTCGGAAGCGACGTGACGATCATCGGCCGTCGGCCGAACCTGCTTCCGGAAGCCGACGACGAAGTCGCCGAATCCTTCACCGAACGGTACGCCGAGCGATTCACCGTCCACACCGGTCACACCGCGACCGCAGTCTCCGAGCGTAACGGAACCGTGTCCGTCGAGGCACGGCCGTACGAATACGGAGACGGTGGGGGCATCGTCGACGAGGAAGCGGGCGTCACCGTGACGGGCGACGAGTTGCTGATCGCCGCCGGGCGCGTGTCGAACGCCGACACGCTGAATCTCGATGCCACGGGGGTCGAAACCGACGAGCGGGGATTCGTCGAAACCGACGAGTACCTGCGGACGGCCGCCGACGGCGTCTGGGCACTGGGCGACATCGTCGGTGAGTATCTGCTGAAACACAACGCCAACCACGAAGCACGGACCGTCGCACGAAACATCTTCGGGAGCGACCTCGAAGCGGTCGATTACAGCGCGATGCCCTTCGCCGTCTTCGCCTCGCCCGAAGTGGCGGGCGTCGGCGCGGGCGAGAGCGACCTGCGAGCCGAGGGGCGGGACTACGCGACCAACACCTACCGATACGAGGAGACCGCCCGCGGCGACGCGATGAAAGCCGAGGGATTCGTGAAGGTGCTCATCGACCTCGACGGCGAGATACTCGGCTGTCACATCATCGGGCCCGACGCCTCAACGCTCGTGCAGGAAGTCGTCGTCGCGATGACGGCTGGCTCCGGAACCGTGCAGGACATCCGCGAGAGTATTCATATCCACCCGGCCCTCCCCGAAGTCGTCCAGCGGGCGTTCTCCGGGCAGTTCACCCGCGGCGGACACGATCACTGATCGCGCGCAGTAGACGAGGGCTGGTCCCCTTCTCGCACGCCTACGACTCGGCGGTCGTGAGAGAGTAGACGCGCTGTCGGGCGTCGGCGAACGAAACCCGGGAGGTCACCAGGTCCTCGTCTTCGAGTTCGCGCAGTGCGTATCGAACGGTTCGATCCGGAAGTCGAGTCGATTCGACGAGTTCCGCTTGCGTGAGACGGCCCTCGTATTCGAGTGTCTTGACGACCAGTTTCGCGCTCGGTGGGAGTGCTCGTAACGACGAGACCTTCGTCGACGAGGGGACGGTAACGTGACCAGCCATTGGTACCGGGAACGGCGGGAATCGTCTTAACCCCGTAGCGCCTGTGCATCGTCGTCACACGCTCGGATTCGACCGTCGTCGGTCCGCGACGGAGTACTACTGACGGATCTCTCGGGAACGCGCGCTCTCTCGATGACGGATCGGTCCCTCCCAAAGAACAGATCCGGTCGCACACGACGTGATCGACTGACCTGGCGAAGAAACTGTAATGTATCCTGTTTGAACGCGGTTGCACACTCGCCGGGACTATTTGCCGTCGTTCGGTGAACGAACGATCGGTGACAGTCGATGGATACTGACCTCGGACCCACCGGGACGGAAACGCTCTGTGACGTGTGTACGACCGAACTGGATCGCGTATCGAAAGTCGGACGGCTCGCCGACCGGGAACTGGACCTCCTCCGACAGCCCAAACGTCGTATCAACGTGAACATCCCGATACGGATGGACGACGGGAGCGTGGAGGTGTTCCCCTCCTTCCGGATCCAGTACAACACCGCCCGTGGACCGACGAAAGGTGGGATTCGCTACCACCCGTCGGTGAACGCCGACGAAGTCGACGAACTGGCCTTCCTGATGTCGCTGAAGTGTGCCGTCGCCAACATCCCGTTCGGCGGCGCCAAAGGGGGGATACAGGTCGACCCGTCGCGGCTCTCGAAGGGGGAACTGGAGCGCCTCTCGCGGGGCTACATCAAGGAGTACCACCGGAACATCGGCCCGGAGACGGACGTCCCCGCGCCCGACGTGAACACCGACGGCCGGATCATGGCGTGGATGCGGGACGAATACGAGTCGATCACCGGGCGGCAGGCACCGGGCGTGATCACGGGGAAACCGGTCGAACTCGGCGGGAGCGAGGGCCGCGAATACGCCACCTCGCTCGGTGGGGCGGTGATCCTCGACGAGTTCGTGAACGAGAGGGGGATGACACGGAAGGGAACGACCGTCGCGGTTCAGGGGTTCGGAAACGTCGGCTCCTACCTCGCGGAGTTCCTTTACGAGCGCGGATACGATGTCGTTGCGGTCAGTAACGTCGACGGCGGAATCCACGATTCGAGCGGCATCGACGTGCCGGCGCTGTTCGATGCGTACGAGTCGAGCGACGACCTATTCGAGTTCGGTGCGGCGGAGATTACCAACGCCGACCTGTTGACACTCGACGTCGACGTGCTGATTCCGGCCGCCATCGAGAATCAGATCACCGAGGCCAACGTGGCGGAGGTTCAGGCGGATGCAGTGCTGGAGATGGCCAACGGACCGACGACGTCGCGGGCCGATGAACACCTTACCGAGCGGGGGATTCCGGTCATCCCGGACATTCTCGCCAACGCCGGCGGGGTCACGGCGTCGTACTTCGAGTGGGTGCAGAACACGACGAACGAGTACTGGACCGAAGAGCGGGTGCGTGAGAAGTTGGCGACACAGCTCCGAGAGGCGTTCGCCGACCTTCGGGAGATCAAAACGGCGTCCGGGACGACACGCACCTGGAGAGAAGCGGCCTACACGCGCGCCGTCGAGAGCGTGTTACAGGCGGAGGCGTACCGGGGCAACGTCGCGAGAGAGAACGCCGGGGACTGATCACCGTATGTCAGAGCCGGTCGGCTTAGACCCAGCTTCCTGTGATCGGGTAGGAATCACGTTCAATGGCCCAATGACCGGATCCGTCTGACCGCGGTATAGATGTAGCGAACCACGGGACGAAACCGCCACCTTTCGGGATCGTTCAAAATCAATATGATCCGTGAATCGGTATTCGATAGAGACGGTGCGAATCTGACTACAGAGGGCTACTGATAGGGGTTATCGTAACTGTCTATAGATTCTCGCCGGGACGGTCCGGCGAGAATCTCTGATGACTTCCAATAATCCCTGTGAGTTTTCTCGAAGAAAGCATCCTCAAATGAGGATATCGAAGGGAGATAATTGGTCACCCTTTGAGGTCGTGAACGGAACGGCAATCGCCGTCAGAGCATTCTCGTTTCCCACGTCGTTTCACACGACGAGACAAGAACAAGTTCCCCTCTGCTCCGAGCCTTCCGTTGGGCTGACGCATATCACTCAGCCACTTCTTCGGAGATAGCTCAGTGGTCGCTGAGACGAAGTTCGAGTCGGTCGAGGATTTCCCAGAGCAACGGAACTGGCTGGAGACTGCTGAAGGAGATAGGCTCATACACGTACTCGTCATTAGCCGCCGGACGTTCTTGATAGTGTACCCATCCGTCTACGTGCGGGTTTGGTTCGTGGTGCCACCCACAGTCGAAGCCGGAGCTATCGCTGTAGTGAAAGGCGAACTCTGGATCTGCGTCGGCAGTCTCGCCCGCGTACCAACGAATCGTGAGCGTCCTCTCGTCTGCTTCGCTGGCGAGGATGGCCGAATCAAGCGTCGCAACGACACGGATGAATTGGCCCGGTGGTTCCTCACTCGCATGGTGAACAGCAGGATGCCGCTCAATCGTACGTCCGAGTTCGAGTAGAATCGTATGCGATGCCTGTCCGGGGTCGTCGCCGCCGTCGAACGCGAACATCCGGTCAGGCGGGTGCTGGGGCACTCCCAGTGTAGTCGGAGTAGTGTTCGATAGCGTCCTCGACGAGCCGGAGGCGGTACGCGATGATGTCCCAGTCGTTCGCAATCTGGCGCATCTCTCGCGTTTTCTCAGCAGTGTCGACATGTGCCGCCCGCTCGCGAAGCTCGCTCGGTGAATCCGCGTCGTACTCGGTTTGCCATTCCTCAACCTGTTCTTGCAGGTCGCCACATACTTCGAGAAGGTCGTCGCGGTTGCGATTATCGAGCAAGTCACGGAGTGCCTGCATTCGCGTGTAGAGGGGGTCGGGTTCGTACTGTGTTGCGCTCCCTTCAGAGACGGTCCGGAGAACGTTCATTTCGACGAGCCGCTGGAGGTGGTCACGCGCAGTGTTACCCGCGACGTGAGCTTGCTCCGCAATCCAGTCAGCGGATTTGGCTTCGGAAACGGTAACCGCGACGGAGCGTACGCGGTCGAAGGCACTCTGGTGTTCTTTCCAGCGGTCGACACCCGGCGCTTCAGTCATACGCGGACGTTGGCCCGGAGGTACAATAATTCTAATGATGATGCAAACTATTGAACAGAGACTGGTGTGAAGAGAGTAGACTGACCGCGCGAGCCACGGAACTATTCAACGTCCAACGTGCCAGCACCTGTATCATACTCTACGGTGATTTTGACTCCAGCGAATCGCACGACGGAGGAGACCGGGATGACGTGACATAATGGACTCTACTCCAATATCGGAGGAAGGATTAAATATACCACGTCGCCGTCCGTTGGCTCCTAGGTGTTATGCGGCAGGATGGGCGCTGCAGGATTTTGAACCACGGTCGCTCGCTGCGCTCGCTCCCTGATGTAAATCCCTCGCGGTGCATCTTCCGCTCCTCACATCCGTTCGTCGCAGGAAGATGGGCGCTGCAGGATTTGAACCCGCGACAATCTGGTCCGAAGCCAGACACTCTGTCCAGGCTGAGCTAAGCGCCCCGTCGTCCGTAATCGGACACCGCCCGTTGATAAAGTAACCGATTCCATGGAGGACAGGGTTTACGCCCGAGCCGATACAACGACCGGCTATGACCGACGTAGAAGTCGAATACTGCGTTCCGTGCGGATTCCTCGACCGGGCCGAAACCGTACAGCACGCCCTGCTTACGTCGCTGGGCGAGGAACTCGACTCGGTCGCGCTGGTGACGGGCGAGAAGGGCGTCTTCCGGGTCAGCGTCGACGGGGAGACGATTTACGACAAGGACGAGGACGGCGACTACGACGCCGACGACCTCGTGCGGGCGGTCCGCGACCGAATGAGCTAAAACAGAACCCTTACCTCCGCACCGGCGCCAGATCGGGTATGTCCGAGGCCGAAACAGGGGCCGGAGCGGCACTCGTCGCCGAGGGCGTGTCGAAGCGCTACGGCGACACCGTGGCGCTCGACGGCGTGTCGTTGTCCATCCCCGCGGGCGAGGTGTTCGGGCTCGTCGGACCGAACGGCGCCGGGAAAACGACGCTCGTCCGCGCGCTGACGGGGACGACCCGGTGTGAGGGCTCGATCGGCGTCCTTGGGGCGGCGCCGAACGCCGTCGACGCCCAGCGTGTCGGCCTCCTCCCCCAGTCGTTCAACCCGGCGGACCGTCTCACTGCGCGGGAACTGATCGCCTACTACGCCGGGCTCTACGACGAGGCCCGCCCCGTAGCGGCCGTTCTCGAGGACGTCGGCCTCGCCGACGACGCCGACACGTGGTACGAGAACCTCTCCGGCGGGCAGCGACGCCGGGCCTGTGTTGGCACGGCGCTCGTCAACGACCCCGACGTGCTCTTTTTGGACGAGCCAACGACGGGTATCGATCCGGCGGGTCGACGGGCGCTGTGGGGGCTCGTCGACGACCTGGCGGCGGGTGGCACGACCGTCCTGCTCACCAGTCACTCGATGGCCGAAGTGGAACGGCTGGCGGATCGGGTGGGCCTGCTCCGTGACGGCTCGCTCGTCGCCGTCGGGTCGCCCGCGGAGTTGATCGCGGCCCACGGCGGCGACAGTCGCCTGCTCGTCGACGGCGCGGACGTCGACCCCGCGGCCGTCGCCGCCGCACTGGACGCCGAGGTGGGCGAACGCGACGGCCGGCTGGTCGTCCGGAACGTCTCGCTCGCACAGGTCGGCGAACTCGTCGCCGATTTGGAGGCCGCAGGCGTCGACTTCGACTCGTTTACCTGGGCCGAACCGAGCCTCGAAGACGTCTACCTCCGGCTCACGGGCGAGACGATGGCCGACGTGGACGCCGGCGAGACGGTCGACGCGGAGGTCGAGGCAGGTCGATGAGCCGGCTTCGCCGCATCCACTCGACGTTCCTCGCCGCCCTCCGCGCGTTCGTCCGGCGGAAGACGGCCGTCTTCTTCACGTTCTTCTTTCCGATCCTGATCATCCTGATCTTCGGCGCGCTGGTCCGGACGCAGCCGACCGGCGGCCTGTTCGCGCGGGAGCCGGCGTACTACATTCCGGGCTATCTCGGCGTCGTCGTGGTGTTCACGCCGCTCTCACGGGTCGGAAGCACCATCGCCCGTCACCGCGACGGCAACCGATTCGAAAAGCTGGCGACGACGCCGCTCCGGCGCTGGGAGTGGCTGCTGGCGCACACGCTCGTCAACGTCGCCATCATCGGCCTCGCCGCGCT contains these protein-coding regions:
- a CDS encoding alpha/beta fold hydrolase — its product is MPTATVRGHEIHYRTDGDEGPPIVMVHGVPTNSSQWEPIQDLLSPYFETYAIDLIGMGKSDKPLDDWEYSWENDSHIIAELMDEWGHDSMIVAGDDWGGGIALDFAARYPDKTDICVAVDPVAHDNWPVAEIESIGRLAFIDDDEEFRKAVADFPMKLVQTLRTMVHEPSNFRGGAIKEDVPTARTTHDLRKLREPYETVDYAAGGSQLDGDAGYGSPKLDAIRALALRGASLDPDWMLDIPYEDIIAPTMLLWGLQDIMMDSAIRFRFRYDITNAPVRIQPLQEAGHLALVDQPHLGADAIIDFVTEHRGTDVLADRYMGFPEIL
- a CDS encoding dihydrolipoyl dehydrogenase, translated to MDEFDFLVIGSGSGLNVANVAANQGHSVAVVEKGPLGGTCLNRGCIPSKLLLYHADVLETIERAGEFHIDARVEDIRFADIVREVNEEVEADAESIRQGLRSSSQHSLFEGEGRFVDDHTVEVVDGEDDGARLRAETVLIAAGSGPAIPSIDGIDEVDCLTSTEALQLETPPDNLVIVGGGYIAAELGHFFGTFGSDVTIIGRRPNLLPEADDEVAESFTERYAERFTVHTGHTATAVSERNGTVSVEARPYEYGDGGGIVDEEAGVTVTGDELLIAAGRVSNADTLNLDATGVETDERGFVETDEYLRTAADGVWALGDIVGEYLLKHNANHEARTVARNIFGSDLEAVDYSAMPFAVFASPEVAGVGAGESDLRAEGRDYATNTYRYEETARGDAMKAEGFVKVLIDLDGEILGCHIIGPDASTLVQEVVVAMTAGSGTVQDIRESIHIHPALPEVVQRAFSGQFTRGGHDH
- a CDS encoding winged helix-turn-helix domain-containing protein, whose amino-acid sequence is MAGHVTVPSSTKVSSLRALPPSAKLVVKTLEYEGRLTQAELVESTRLPDRTVRYALRELEDEDLVTSRVSFADARQRVYSLTTAES
- a CDS encoding Glu/Leu/Phe/Val family dehydrogenase; protein product: MDTDLGPTGTETLCDVCTTELDRVSKVGRLADRELDLLRQPKRRINVNIPIRMDDGSVEVFPSFRIQYNTARGPTKGGIRYHPSVNADEVDELAFLMSLKCAVANIPFGGAKGGIQVDPSRLSKGELERLSRGYIKEYHRNIGPETDVPAPDVNTDGRIMAWMRDEYESITGRQAPGVITGKPVELGGSEGREYATSLGGAVILDEFVNERGMTRKGTTVAVQGFGNVGSYLAEFLYERGYDVVAVSNVDGGIHDSSGIDVPALFDAYESSDDLFEFGAAEITNADLLTLDVDVLIPAAIENQITEANVAEVQADAVLEMANGPTTSRADEHLTERGIPVIPDILANAGGVTASYFEWVQNTTNEYWTEERVREKLATQLREAFADLREIKTASGTTRTWREAAYTRAVESVLQAEAYRGNVARENAGD
- a CDS encoding DUF7342 family protein, translated to MTEAPGVDRWKEHQSAFDRVRSVAVTVSEAKSADWIAEQAHVAGNTARDHLQRLVEMNVLRTVSEGSATQYEPDPLYTRMQALRDLLDNRNRDDLLEVCGDLQEQVEEWQTEYDADSPSELRERAAHVDTAEKTREMRQIANDWDIIAYRLRLVEDAIEHYSDYTGSAPAPA
- a CDS encoding SelT/SelW/SelH family protein produces the protein MTDVEVEYCVPCGFLDRAETVQHALLTSLGEELDSVALVTGEKGVFRVSVDGETIYDKDEDGDYDADDLVRAVRDRMS
- a CDS encoding ABC transporter ATP-binding protein, which encodes MSEAETGAGAALVAEGVSKRYGDTVALDGVSLSIPAGEVFGLVGPNGAGKTTLVRALTGTTRCEGSIGVLGAAPNAVDAQRVGLLPQSFNPADRLTARELIAYYAGLYDEARPVAAVLEDVGLADDADTWYENLSGGQRRRACVGTALVNDPDVLFLDEPTTGIDPAGRRALWGLVDDLAAGGTTVLLTSHSMAEVERLADRVGLLRDGSLVAVGSPAELIAAHGGDSRLLVDGADVDPAAVAAALDAEVGERDGRLVVRNVSLAQVGELVADLEAAGVDFDSFTWAEPSLEDVYLRLTGETMADVDAGETVDAEVEAGR